The Methanomethylovorans hollandica DSM 15978 genome includes a region encoding these proteins:
- a CDS encoding TatD family hydrolase: protein MCLKVIDSHCHLDFPKFNKDREATIQRALDAGVDQMINSGVDPKTNISTLELAQKYDHIHATLGFSPHLSPEATDEQVKCMLSFIEDHVTDIVGIGEAGLDYHYFTSNAERNRQIEVFKKIIELADRYNKPLVIHGREAEDIALGLSGQLDKVIFHCYGGSLETMRNIVDAGHFISVPTLVCFSEHHQEIAKEVPLEHMLLETDSPYLSPRKGRNEPAFVLDSLPWIEKIKGIEKIDIMDTTRRNTIKVFGL from the coding sequence ATGTGTTTAAAAGTTATAGATTCACACTGCCATCTTGATTTTCCAAAATTCAATAAAGATAGAGAGGCAACCATACAACGTGCCCTTGATGCTGGCGTAGACCAGATGATCAATTCCGGAGTTGATCCAAAGACCAATATCTCAACCCTTGAACTTGCACAGAAATATGACCATATTCACGCAACTCTGGGGTTCAGCCCCCATTTGTCACCGGAAGCTACTGATGAACAAGTAAAGTGCATGTTGAGTTTTATAGAAGATCACGTCACAGACATAGTTGGAATAGGGGAAGCAGGGCTTGATTATCATTACTTCACCTCAAACGCTGAAAGAAATAGACAGATAGAAGTTTTCAAAAAGATCATAGAACTTGCAGACAGATACAACAAGCCACTTGTGATACACGGCAGAGAAGCAGAAGATATTGCACTGGGATTGTCAGGACAACTTGACAAAGTTATATTTCACTGCTATGGAGGGAGTCTTGAAACCATGAGAAATATAGTAGATGCCGGACATTTTATATCAGTTCCCACTTTGGTCTGTTTCTCGGAACATCACCAGGAAATAGCAAAGGAAGTGCCATTGGAGCACATGCTTCTGGAAACGGATAGTCCATATCTTTCCCCCCGCAAAGGAAGGAATGAACCTGCATTCGTTCTTGATTCCCTTCCGTGGATTGAAAAAATCAAAGGAATAGAAAAAATAGATATAATGGATACTACCAGGAGAAATACTATAAAGGTATTCGGCCTCTAA
- a CDS encoding MBL fold metallo-hydrolase, which translates to MNVKKFHKGYYDANSYLINGKVLIDTGINTDALIAEIEKSIYINDLELIVLTHCHYDHTAAAEAIAKKSGARIAIHKDDVELLHHDEASASEAFDSRAPSFEPDILLDDGESIPIGNGEYLEIIHTPGHTPGCICLYEPISKSLFSGDTVFPQGSIGRTDFIGGNSANISESIQKLTQLDVRTMYPGHGETTSDNVKRQIELSYRMAKSIFKII; encoded by the coding sequence ATGAATGTAAAAAAATTCCACAAAGGATACTATGATGCGAATTCGTATCTTATCAATGGCAAAGTGCTGATAGACACAGGCATCAACACAGATGCCTTGATAGCAGAAATCGAAAAAAGCATCTATATCAACGATCTTGAACTCATCGTTCTTACCCATTGCCACTATGACCATACTGCAGCTGCAGAGGCCATTGCCAAAAAAAGCGGGGCGCGTATAGCTATCCACAAGGACGATGTAGAATTGTTACATCACGATGAAGCCAGTGCCTCTGAAGCCTTTGACAGCAGAGCACCTTCCTTTGAACCAGATATCCTGCTGGATGACGGAGAAAGCATACCCATCGGGAATGGAGAGTATCTGGAAATTATACATACACCCGGGCACACACCTGGCTGCATATGCCTTTATGAACCAATATCAAAATCGTTGTTCTCAGGAGATACAGTATTTCCCCAGGGTAGTATCGGACGTACTGATTTTATAGGTGGCAACTCCGCAAATATAAGTGAATCCATTCAAAAACTCACACAACTGGATGTAAGGACAATGTATCCAGGACATGGAGAAACTACTTCTGATAACGTGAAACGCCAGATAGAACTATCATACCGCATGGCTAAAAGTATATTCAAGATCATCTGA